A window of the Streptomyces sp. JB150 genome harbors these coding sequences:
- a CDS encoding helix-turn-helix domain-containing protein, whose protein sequence is MRGTTVPPGTPCLPPRPGDVPLHRLEVTGPPAVPFAAGSFDAVGPLARSDRPHRHTFYEIVHVTAGTGTHVVDLARWPLTPPHLAVLAPGQVHHWEDGQGLDGTLALFTEDFLVDHPGDRDLLRSLADRCWLRPPPEDDERIGALMAELVTEHRQRRPGYASVLRALLHVLVVRAARLPHGPAPGTPAEGRGAPVAQAFVRLITRPEALSWTVRACAHRLGVTPGYLTQAVRSATGRSPGRLLIEARARHAQRLLAHTELSVRQVAARTGFTDPAYFSRFFRRETGQSPGAFRKHHSGAHQSIEAPRPRS, encoded by the coding sequence ATGCGCGGCACCACCGTCCCGCCGGGAACGCCCTGTCTCCCGCCCCGCCCCGGCGACGTACCCCTGCACCGGCTGGAGGTGACCGGTCCGCCCGCCGTCCCCTTCGCGGCGGGCAGCTTCGACGCCGTCGGCCCGCTCGCCCGCTCCGACCGGCCCCACCGGCACACCTTCTACGAGATCGTCCACGTCACCGCCGGTACCGGCACCCACGTCGTCGACCTCGCCCGCTGGCCGCTGACACCGCCCCACCTCGCCGTCCTCGCCCCCGGGCAGGTCCACCACTGGGAGGACGGCCAGGGCCTGGACGGCACGCTGGCGCTGTTCACCGAGGACTTCCTGGTGGACCACCCCGGCGACCGCGACCTGCTGCGGAGCCTCGCCGACCGCTGCTGGCTGCGGCCCCCGCCCGAGGACGACGAACGGATCGGCGCGCTCATGGCCGAGCTGGTGACGGAGCACCGGCAGCGCCGCCCCGGATACGCGAGCGTGCTGCGCGCACTGCTGCACGTCCTCGTCGTCCGGGCGGCCCGCCTTCCGCACGGCCCCGCGCCCGGCACCCCGGCCGAGGGACGCGGGGCCCCCGTGGCGCAGGCGTTCGTCCGCCTGATCACCCGGCCCGAAGCGCTCTCCTGGACGGTCCGCGCATGCGCGCACCGCCTCGGCGTCACCCCCGGCTACCTCACCCAGGCCGTACGGTCCGCCACCGGCCGCAGCCCCGGCCGCCTGCTCATCGAGGCCCGCGCCCGCCACGCCCAACGGCTGCTCGCGCACACCGAGTTGTCCGTCCGCCAGGTCGCCGCCCGCACCGGCTTCACCGACCCGGCCTACTTCAGCCGCTTCTTCCGCCGCGAGACCGGGCAGAGCCCCGGCGCCTTCCGAAAACACCACAGTGGCGCACACCAGTCCATCGAAGCCCCGCGGCCGCGCTCCTAG
- a CDS encoding carbohydrate-binding protein, which produces MDGTSPQRDSRHGDTAHGNSRHVRRKTVLRAALAATVGVPTALLGAPALARTLAPADTAPPLTPPCDDGDDPTPPQTEGPYFKPNSPRRTGLLEAGTPGTRLTVSGYVFGLACRPITGVLLDFWQADVNGAYDNTGFRLRGHQFTGADGAFTLTTIVPGLYPGRTRHLHVKVQAPGRPVLTTQLYFPNEPRNSTDTIFDPRLLMTVRDAGGAKEAAFDFVLDVPQDPGPTPPPGGTWAPGTAYRAGDRATYAGRAYVCLQAHTAQPGWEPPAAPALWRAA; this is translated from the coding sequence ATGGACGGCACCTCCCCGCAGCGCGACTCCCGGCACGGCGACACCGCGCACGGCAACTCCCGGCACGTGCGCCGCAAAACGGTGCTGCGCGCCGCCCTCGCCGCGACCGTCGGAGTCCCCACCGCCCTGCTGGGCGCCCCCGCCCTGGCCCGCACCCTGGCCCCCGCGGACACGGCACCCCCGCTCACCCCGCCCTGCGACGACGGCGACGACCCCACCCCGCCGCAGACCGAAGGCCCCTACTTCAAGCCCAACTCACCGCGCCGCACCGGCCTGCTGGAGGCGGGCACCCCCGGCACCCGGCTCACCGTGAGCGGATACGTCTTCGGCCTCGCCTGCCGGCCGATCACCGGAGTGCTGCTGGACTTCTGGCAGGCGGATGTCAACGGGGCTTACGACAACACGGGGTTCCGGCTGCGCGGTCACCAGTTCACCGGGGCCGACGGCGCGTTCACCCTCACCACGATCGTCCCCGGCCTCTATCCGGGCCGCACCCGCCACCTCCACGTGAAGGTGCAGGCCCCCGGCCGGCCGGTGCTGACCACCCAGCTGTACTTCCCGAACGAGCCCCGCAACAGCACCGACACGATTTTCGACCCGCGGCTGCTGATGACCGTCCGCGACGCGGGCGGCGCCAAGGAGGCCGCCTTCGACTTCGTGCTCGACGTGCCGCAGGACCCCGGCCCCACCCCGCCGCCGGGCGGCACCTGGGCCCCCGGCACCGCCTACCGGGCCGGCGACCGCGCCACGTACGCGGGCCGCGCCTACGTCTGCCTCCAGGCCCACACGGCCCAGCCCGGCTGGGAGCCACCGGCCGCACCGGCCCTGTGGCGAGCGGCCTGA
- a CDS encoding PASTA domain-containing protein, which yields MPTASPRTSAARVPRLVGLMAVDARAAAEAHGVRLDAPDRPDFHRAVVDHVVRQYPPPGARVPRGAAVTVWFDPGEGEGGGGSGVREPREPGPPHGGVRRELTPPEPAPQAPPELSALSCP from the coding sequence ATACCGACCGCATCGCCCCGGACGTCCGCGGCACGCGTGCCACGGCTCGTCGGTCTCATGGCCGTCGACGCCCGCGCCGCCGCCGAGGCCCACGGTGTGCGCCTCGACGCGCCCGACCGCCCGGACTTCCACCGCGCCGTCGTCGACCACGTCGTACGGCAGTACCCGCCGCCCGGCGCGCGGGTCCCGCGCGGCGCCGCGGTCACCGTCTGGTTCGACCCCGGCGAGGGGGAGGGCGGCGGCGGATCGGGCGTCCGCGAGCCCCGCGAGCCCGGCCCGCCGCACGGCGGCGTCCGCCGCGAGCTGACCCCGCCCGAGCCCGCGCCGCAGGCGCCGCCGGAGCTGAGCGCGCTCAGCTGTCCTTGA
- a CDS encoding demethylmenaquinone methyltransferase, which yields MTRASLDKQPHEVASMFDDVADRYDLTNDVLSLGQARGWRKEVAKAVDARPAQKVLDLAAGTATSSLPFTRAGAYVVPCDFSLGMLQVGKRRHPWLPLTAGDATRLPFRDDVFDAVTISFGLRNVQDFDAALREMYRVTRPGGRVVICEFSHPTWAPFRTVYTEYLMRALPPVARAVSSNPEAYVYLAESIRAWPDQAGLADRLKGAGWSRVAWRNLTGGVVALHRGFKDS from the coding sequence GTGACCCGCGCATCCCTGGACAAGCAGCCGCACGAAGTCGCCTCGATGTTCGACGACGTCGCGGACCGGTACGACCTCACCAACGACGTGCTGTCCCTGGGCCAGGCCCGGGGGTGGCGGAAGGAGGTCGCCAAGGCCGTCGACGCGCGGCCCGCGCAGAAGGTCCTGGACCTGGCCGCCGGTACGGCCACCTCGTCGCTGCCGTTCACCCGCGCCGGCGCCTATGTCGTCCCCTGCGACTTCTCCCTCGGCATGCTCCAGGTGGGCAAGCGGCGGCACCCGTGGCTGCCGCTGACCGCGGGGGACGCCACCCGGCTGCCGTTCAGGGACGACGTCTTCGACGCCGTCACCATCTCCTTCGGGCTGCGCAACGTCCAGGACTTCGACGCCGCGCTGCGCGAGATGTACCGGGTGACGCGGCCCGGCGGACGCGTCGTGATCTGCGAGTTCTCGCACCCCACCTGGGCGCCCTTCCGCACCGTCTACACCGAGTACCTGATGCGGGCGCTGCCGCCGGTGGCGCGCGCGGTGTCCTCCAACCCGGAGGCGTACGTCTACCTCGCCGAGTCCATCCGCGCCTGGCCCGACCAGGCGGGCCTCGCCGACCGGCTCAAGGGCGCCGGCTGGTCGCGGGTGGCGTGGCGGAACCTCACCGGCGGCGTGGTCGCGCTGCACCGGGGCTTCAAGGACAGCTGA
- a CDS encoding GNAT family N-acetyltransferase has product MNRTLPVVRLRVPTDEDAVAWHRVFDHPDVMAFHGGRSAELSVYEELTARQRKHDAELGFCLWTMLDEDGRVIGFTGAQPWPQPWGPAGEIEIGWRLGREHWGRGYVTAAALMTLERLREAGVPSVVALVNARNARSIAVTRRLGMRLAETFTTPESEQQGHCYRLDL; this is encoded by the coding sequence GTGAACAGAACGCTCCCCGTGGTACGGCTGCGCGTCCCCACCGACGAGGACGCCGTCGCCTGGCACCGGGTCTTCGACCACCCGGATGTCATGGCATTCCACGGCGGCCGCTCCGCCGAGCTGTCCGTCTACGAGGAGCTGACGGCCCGTCAGCGCAAGCACGACGCCGAACTCGGCTTCTGCCTGTGGACGATGCTGGACGAGGACGGCCGGGTCATCGGCTTCACCGGCGCGCAGCCCTGGCCGCAGCCGTGGGGCCCGGCCGGGGAGATCGAGATCGGCTGGCGGCTGGGCCGGGAGCACTGGGGCCGGGGCTATGTGACCGCGGCGGCGCTGATGACGCTGGAGCGGCTGCGGGAGGCGGGCGTGCCGAGCGTGGTCGCCCTGGTCAACGCCCGCAACGCCCGCTCGATCGCGGTGACCCGGCGGCTGGGGATGCGGCTGGCGGAGACCTTCACGACGCCCGAGTCGGAGCAGCAGGGCCACTGCTACCGCCTGGATCTGTGA